One segment of Herbaspirillum hiltneri N3 DNA contains the following:
- a CDS encoding T6SS phospholipase effector Tle1-like catalytic domain-containing protein — MSAPIYAAPLEIAADPETEMTVTEAQEIALKDLLRAPKEYTPSGNPLPPCQKMVRIGLFFDGTSNNKYRDEPNQTHTNIVKLFNAHKDIKGDGYLKDSSCFRFYIPGVGTRFPENQEWKETQEGKAMGKGGQARILFGILQVYNAVYQAFNDGTRLFTDSELTAKLKSYVRDVDNNYDKEYPQHERRRRWFTQLRDELNDRLQARRDIIIRPRIPMIRVAVFGFSRGAIEARSFCYWLDATLEGKSTLAGMPIQINFLGLFDSVASVGLPHSVAQTTPFRFIDGHFSWAAETLTPLPALVKQTVHYIAAHEQRMNFPVTRVQGNNVEEVLYPGVHADVGGGYCPREQGRGMTVGQMVSQVPLLHMQKIARLAGVPLVSYHQMDARLQNDYALSPELAANWNAYMAGGDFAGTYESKVREHLRLYYRFRSRWLGRMAQLPACQRATPQEQQDMVSYDALLQSDMALLRERAKGGRPRMYRANGDEIKFFEPGNEHIANREQLLRADMRQEPDATEALALAVFEERRGLLRDDGIGLLEEQVHDALAGFYLGGYVSAEEKAEKLRTWQTKPPSKNDHYNYQVWQNFQKAKEKNPALQTILDDKAALAQQAENARFNSGLEEMESLQRRGAFTDDEAALLTRDAHGQPLFPVQKDEDAGVLCSGYVATQSGTLREGGGYLMPRAVFLP; from the coding sequence ATGAGTGCCCCAATCTACGCCGCGCCACTAGAGATTGCCGCAGATCCCGAAACAGAAATGACGGTAACGGAAGCGCAAGAAATCGCCCTGAAGGATTTACTCAGAGCGCCGAAAGAATACACACCAAGCGGCAACCCTCTGCCGCCTTGCCAAAAGATGGTCAGGATCGGCCTGTTCTTCGACGGCACCAGCAACAACAAATACAGGGATGAACCGAATCAGACGCATACCAACATCGTCAAACTGTTCAATGCCCACAAGGATATAAAAGGCGACGGTTATCTCAAGGATTCCAGCTGCTTCCGCTTCTATATCCCGGGCGTCGGCACACGCTTTCCCGAGAATCAGGAATGGAAAGAGACCCAGGAAGGTAAGGCCATGGGCAAAGGTGGGCAGGCACGGATTCTGTTTGGAATTTTGCAAGTTTATAATGCGGTGTATCAGGCATTTAATGACGGTACTCGATTGTTCACTGACAGCGAGCTCACCGCCAAACTAAAAAGCTACGTCCGCGACGTCGACAACAACTACGACAAGGAGTACCCCCAGCACGAACGCCGCAGACGCTGGTTTACGCAACTGCGCGACGAATTGAACGACAGGCTGCAAGCCCGGCGCGACATCATCATCCGGCCGCGCATTCCTATGATACGTGTGGCCGTGTTCGGGTTTTCGCGCGGGGCGATTGAAGCCCGCAGCTTCTGCTACTGGCTCGATGCCACGCTGGAAGGCAAGTCCACCCTGGCCGGCATGCCCATCCAGATCAACTTCCTCGGCCTGTTCGACTCCGTCGCCTCGGTCGGGCTGCCGCATTCGGTGGCGCAAACTACGCCGTTCCGCTTCATCGATGGCCACTTCAGCTGGGCGGCGGAGACCTTGACGCCGCTGCCCGCGCTGGTCAAGCAAACCGTGCACTACATTGCCGCGCATGAGCAGCGCATGAACTTCCCCGTCACGCGCGTCCAGGGTAACAACGTAGAGGAGGTGCTGTATCCCGGCGTGCATGCCGATGTCGGCGGCGGCTACTGCCCCAGGGAGCAAGGCCGTGGCATGACGGTCGGACAGATGGTGTCGCAGGTGCCGCTGCTGCATATGCAGAAGATCGCGCGCCTGGCGGGTGTTCCTCTGGTGTCTTATCACCAGATGGATGCGCGTCTGCAAAATGACTACGCCCTCAGCCCCGAACTGGCGGCCAACTGGAACGCCTACATGGCGGGAGGGGATTTCGCCGGTACCTATGAAAGCAAGGTGCGCGAACATCTGCGCCTGTACTACCGTTTTCGTTCTCGCTGGCTGGGCCGCATGGCGCAACTACCGGCCTGTCAACGCGCCACGCCGCAAGAACAGCAAGACATGGTCAGCTACGATGCACTGCTCCAGAGCGACATGGCACTGCTGCGCGAACGCGCCAAGGGTGGACGTCCACGGATGTACAGGGCCAACGGCGATGAAATAAAATTTTTTGAGCCGGGTAACGAACACATCGCCAACCGAGAACAGTTACTGCGCGCAGATATGCGCCAAGAGCCCGACGCCACTGAAGCCCTGGCGTTGGCGGTATTCGAAGAACGACGCGGACTGTTGAGAGACGACGGCATCGGTTTGCTGGAAGAGCAGGTGCACGATGCGCTGGCAGGGTTCTATCTGGGCGGCTACGTCAGCGCGGAAGAGAAGGCCGAAAAGCTGCGCACTTGGCAAACCAAGCCGCCGTCGAAGAATGACCACTACAACTATCAGGTCTGGCAGAACTTCCAGAAAGCCAAGGAAAAAAATCCTGCGCTGCAGACAATTCTGGACGACAAGGCTGCGTTGGCCCAGCAGGCGGAGAATGCGCGGTTCAATAGTGGCTTGGAGGAAATGGAGTCGTTACAGCGGCGTGGCGCCTTTACTGACGACGAAGCTGCTCTGTTGACGCGAGACGCTCATGGTCAGCCACTCTTTCCAGTGCAAAAGGATGAGGATGCAGGTGTATTGTGCAGTGGCTATGTTGCTACACAGTCCGGTACCTTGCGCGAAGGCGGCGGGTATCTGATGCCGCGTGCTGTATTTTTGCCGTAG
- a CDS encoding energy transducer TonB family protein, whose amino-acid sequence MKAAAALVSVGTALLAGCSAQKPDTQANRDATAKEIIEQVKTTPDGTSTADSLDAYKEDLARRISQVNSLKVHVERPQALLRSVIVIKYVVDKDGNLVRSEVVRTNKDKASEATALATLRSTAPFPKPPAALLSGGRVELSETWLFNNNGRFQLRTIAQPQKNE is encoded by the coding sequence ATGAAAGCCGCCGCTGCACTGGTAAGCGTCGGCACCGCGCTGCTGGCCGGCTGTTCGGCGCAAAAGCCCGATACCCAGGCCAACCGCGACGCCACCGCCAAGGAAATCATCGAGCAGGTGAAAACCACGCCCGACGGCACCTCCACGGCCGACTCGCTGGACGCCTACAAGGAAGATCTGGCGCGCCGCATTTCCCAGGTCAACTCGCTCAAGGTCCACGTCGAACGCCCGCAAGCCCTGCTGCGCTCCGTCATCGTGATCAAGTACGTGGTCGACAAGGATGGCAACCTGGTGCGCAGCGAAGTGGTGCGCACCAACAAGGACAAGGCCAGCGAAGCCACTGCGCTGGCCACCTTGCGCAGCACTGCGCCGTTCCCCAAACCGCCGGCGGCCTTGCTGAGCGGCGGCCGGGTGGAATTGTCGGAGACCTGGCTGTTCAACAACAACGGCCGTTTCCAGCTGCGCACCATCGCGCAGCCGCAGAAGAACGAATAG
- the blaOXA gene encoding class D beta-lactamase yields MMYLIAALFAIGASLFVSETEARTLCTLIVDPASGKALVREGDCATRVTPASTFKIPIALMGYDAGFLKDEHAPAIPFREGYTYWGNPAWRDTIDPAAWIKYSVVWYSQQVTHALGAAKFKAYVDKFSYGNRDVHGDKDKNNALDRAWISSSIRISPDEQAQFLSKLVNRSLPVSVHAMEMTSRITLMPPLADGWELHGKTGAAMPRTPDGGYDKAHFYGWFIGWVTKDAKTRVIVRLAQEEKEEKISAGVRARDAFLAELPGLLD; encoded by the coding sequence ATGATGTATCTGATCGCCGCCTTGTTTGCGATAGGCGCTTCGCTGTTCGTGTCCGAGACCGAGGCGCGCACGCTGTGCACGCTCATCGTCGATCCGGCGAGCGGCAAGGCGTTGGTGCGCGAGGGCGATTGCGCCACGCGCGTGACGCCGGCTTCGACCTTCAAGATTCCGATTGCGCTGATGGGCTACGACGCCGGTTTCCTCAAGGACGAGCATGCGCCGGCCATCCCGTTCCGCGAGGGCTACACCTATTGGGGCAATCCGGCCTGGCGCGACACCATCGATCCGGCGGCGTGGATAAAGTATTCGGTGGTGTGGTACTCGCAGCAGGTCACGCATGCGCTCGGCGCGGCGAAGTTCAAGGCCTATGTCGACAAGTTCAGCTACGGCAACCGTGACGTGCACGGCGACAAGGACAAGAACAATGCGCTGGACCGCGCCTGGATCAGTTCGTCGATCCGGATTTCTCCGGACGAACAGGCGCAATTCTTGAGTAAGCTGGTCAACCGCAGCTTGCCGGTCAGCGTCCACGCGATGGAGATGACCTCGCGCATCACGCTGATGCCGCCGCTGGCGGACGGCTGGGAGCTCCACGGCAAGACCGGCGCCGCCATGCCGCGTACGCCTGACGGCGGTTACGACAAGGCGCATTTCTACGGCTGGTTCATCGGTTGGGTCACCAAGGACGCGAAGACGCGCGTGATCGTGCGCCTGGCCCAGGAAGAGAAAGAAGAAAAGATCAGCGCCGGCGTGCGTGCCCGCGACGCCTTCCTGGCGGAATTGCCGGGGCTGCTGGACTAG
- the pdxR gene encoding MocR-like pyridoxine biosynthesis transcription factor PdxR, giving the protein MVQMRKWRPLLDLDADGSAQKASYRKIVDGLANAIRSGHLEPGAALPGTRELADILDVNRKTVILAYEEAIIKGWLVSEPRRGTFVNALFADQAMTPARTLQSKRAANAGDMFAPDFMAPALPPYFDDLYVPAVRAGRTRDTMYFDNGAPDHRLLPQAVLHRYYRNAMKTAFRSSWVKYGNLESAAQLRTALAEMLRATRGLTAGPANICLTQGTQMALHLAAGALIRPGDVVLVERLSYPPAWAIFRALGAQIEVIDVDCDGCRVDQIEALCSKKTVRLIYLTPHHQFPTTVSLRADRRQKLLALARQHRFTIIEEDYDHEYHFEGRPYLPLASDAGQRSVIYIGSLSKLLGSSFRCGFIVAPENLIEALGKNQLLISTHGDAVMQKMLADLIADGELRKHLRRAAKLYRARKDALMESLQDRFGERVTLRNPEGGLALWVTFREDIDVDAMVRHAAGVQLFVRSGRQFSPLDQPVNGLRLGFASMTPDELALAVGRLHEASLRKS; this is encoded by the coding sequence ATGGTCCAGATGAGAAAATGGCGTCCCCTGCTCGATCTCGACGCCGACGGTTCCGCGCAAAAAGCCTCCTATCGCAAGATCGTCGACGGACTTGCCAACGCCATCCGCAGCGGCCACCTGGAGCCCGGCGCGGCCTTGCCCGGTACGCGCGAGCTGGCTGATATCCTCGACGTCAATCGCAAGACCGTGATCCTGGCCTACGAAGAAGCGATCATCAAAGGCTGGCTGGTCAGCGAACCGCGCCGCGGCACCTTCGTCAATGCGCTGTTCGCCGACCAGGCCATGACGCCCGCCAGGACATTGCAATCGAAACGCGCCGCCAATGCCGGCGACATGTTTGCGCCCGATTTCATGGCGCCTGCACTGCCGCCGTATTTCGACGATCTCTACGTCCCCGCCGTGCGTGCCGGCCGCACGCGCGACACCATGTATTTCGACAACGGCGCACCCGATCACCGGCTGCTGCCGCAAGCCGTGCTGCATCGCTATTACCGCAACGCCATGAAGACCGCCTTCAGATCCAGCTGGGTCAAATACGGCAACCTCGAATCGGCGGCGCAGCTGCGCACGGCATTGGCCGAGATGCTGCGCGCCACGCGCGGACTGACCGCCGGCCCGGCCAACATCTGTCTCACGCAAGGCACGCAGATGGCGCTGCACCTGGCTGCCGGTGCATTGATCCGTCCCGGCGACGTGGTGCTGGTGGAGCGGCTCAGCTATCCGCCGGCCTGGGCCATCTTCCGTGCGCTGGGTGCGCAGATCGAAGTCATCGACGTCGACTGCGACGGTTGCCGCGTGGACCAGATCGAGGCGCTATGTTCGAAGAAAACTGTGCGGCTGATCTACCTGACGCCGCATCATCAGTTCCCGACCACGGTCAGCCTGCGCGCCGATCGCCGCCAGAAACTGCTGGCGCTGGCGCGGCAGCATCGCTTTACCATCATCGAGGAAGACTACGACCACGAATACCACTTCGAAGGCCGCCCTTACCTGCCGCTGGCCAGCGACGCCGGCCAGCGCAGCGTCATCTACATCGGCTCCCTGTCCAAGCTGCTGGGGTCGTCGTTCCGCTGCGGCTTCATCGTCGCGCCGGAAAACCTGATCGAGGCGCTGGGCAAGAATCAGCTGCTGATTTCCACCCACGGCGACGCCGTCATGCAAAAGATGCTGGCCGACCTGATCGCCGACGGCGAATTGCGCAAGCATCTGCGCCGCGCCGCCAAGCTGTATCGCGCGCGCAAGGACGCGTTGATGGAGTCCTTGCAGGATCGTTTCGGCGAACGCGTCACGCTGCGCAATCCCGAGGGCGGACTTGCGCTGTGGGTGACCTTCCGCGAGGATATCGACGTCGACGCCATGGTGCGGCATGCCGCCGGCGTGCAACTGTTCGTTCGCAGCGGCCGCCAGTTCTCGCCGCTGGACCAGCCGGTCAACGGCCTGCGATTGGGATTTGCGTCGATGACGCCGGATGAGCTGGCGCTGGCGGTGGGACGCCTGCACGAAGCTTCGCTCAGGAAATCCTAG
- a CDS encoding NAD(P)H dependent flavin oxidoreductase family protein — MYGKHGKHTITLDPSGKTFAAGDELLLDAALAQGVSIPFSCRRGECGSCKVRVLVGRHETEPYVALGTPYPLAHDEMLLCRNRACSDMRIDIPGWSPEAQASRFEAQVLEKRLLTPNVVRLVLQGAAAMPIRAGQYVKVYLDDGSSRCFSVANIPADDGGKLVFHIRRVAGGRFSESMLDRLAVGDVLSVEGGFGACTWQTGERSALLLFATGTGYAGIKPILLAALAEATARGDMSPVNLYWGGARADDFYDREFLDRLAGSDARFTWTGVIPQAEHIEAGVQQGYVQDVAAAGDHAWPGVRAYACGNPAMVAAVRERCLALGVAGHHFIAEAFVPSGASTAPMARGGFDPVWERVGPRYSLDGMLAAREQSIRALAQIVGKLRVGMTTAEAVTMANDHLRAMGSSHTWHPTYIRFGDDTVRTPREGVDKERRLRAADIAVVDLGPVWDGYEGDFGDTIVFGDDGLHRACAQAARDVFSETRDAWRTGLTGRELYDFAEAAAARGGWLLERNLAGHRVSDFPHALFGPAKLAEMEIVPGDAVWVLEIQLRHPTEAVGAFYEDILIGTPSAV; from the coding sequence ATGTACGGCAAGCACGGCAAGCACACCATCACGCTGGACCCATCCGGCAAGACCTTCGCCGCGGGCGACGAACTGTTGCTCGATGCGGCGCTGGCGCAGGGCGTGTCCATTCCCTTTTCCTGCCGTCGCGGCGAATGCGGATCGTGCAAGGTCAGGGTGCTGGTCGGCCGTCACGAGACCGAGCCGTACGTGGCCCTGGGTACCCCGTATCCGCTGGCGCACGACGAGATGCTGTTGTGCCGCAACCGCGCCTGCAGCGACATGCGCATCGACATTCCGGGCTGGTCACCGGAGGCGCAGGCGTCGCGCTTTGAAGCACAGGTGCTGGAAAAGCGGTTGCTGACGCCGAACGTGGTGCGGCTGGTGCTGCAGGGCGCAGCGGCGATGCCGATCCGCGCCGGGCAATATGTGAAGGTCTATCTCGACGACGGCAGCAGCCGCTGCTTTTCGGTCGCCAACATTCCCGCCGACGATGGCGGCAAGCTGGTCTTCCATATCCGGCGCGTGGCCGGGGGACGTTTTTCGGAAAGCATGCTCGACCGCCTTGCCGTCGGCGATGTGCTCAGCGTGGAAGGCGGCTTCGGCGCCTGCACCTGGCAAACCGGCGAACGTTCGGCCTTGCTGCTGTTCGCGACCGGTACCGGCTATGCCGGGATCAAGCCGATTCTGCTGGCGGCGCTCGCCGAGGCGACGGCGAGAGGGGATATGTCGCCCGTGAATTTGTATTGGGGCGGCGCCCGCGCCGATGATTTCTATGACCGGGAATTCCTCGACCGGCTTGCCGGGAGCGACGCCCGCTTCACCTGGACCGGCGTCATCCCGCAGGCGGAACACATCGAAGCAGGCGTGCAGCAAGGTTATGTGCAGGACGTCGCTGCTGCCGGCGATCACGCCTGGCCGGGCGTGCGCGCCTACGCCTGCGGCAATCCGGCAATGGTGGCGGCCGTGCGCGAACGCTGCCTGGCGCTGGGCGTGGCGGGGCATCACTTTATTGCGGAAGCGTTCGTGCCGTCTGGCGCCAGCACGGCGCCGATGGCGCGCGGCGGTTTCGATCCGGTGTGGGAACGCGTCGGCCCCAGGTATTCGCTCGATGGCATGCTGGCGGCGCGCGAACAATCCATCCGCGCGCTGGCGCAGATCGTCGGCAAGCTGCGCGTGGGCATGACCACCGCTGAGGCCGTGACGATGGCGAACGATCATCTTCGCGCGATGGGTTCGTCGCATACCTGGCATCCGACCTATATCCGCTTCGGCGACGACACGGTCAGGACGCCGCGCGAGGGCGTGGACAAGGAACGCAGGCTGCGCGCCGCCGACATCGCGGTGGTCGATCTCGGTCCGGTGTGGGATGGCTATGAAGGCGATTTCGGCGACACCATCGTGTTCGGCGACGATGGCCTGCATCGCGCTTGCGCGCAGGCGGCGCGCGATGTCTTCAGCGAGACCCGCGATGCCTGGCGCACCGGCCTCACAGGACGCGAGCTGTACGATTTTGCCGAGGCTGCGGCAGCGCGCGGCGGCTGGCTGCTGGAACGCAACCTGGCGGGACATCGGGTGTCCGACTTCCCCCATGCGCTATTCGGTCCGGCCAAGCTGGCCGAGATGGAAATCGTGCCGGGCGACGCCGTCTGGGTGCTGGAAATCCAGCTGCGCCACCCGACCGAGGCGGTCGGCGCCTTCTACGAAGATATCCTGATCGGCACGCCGTCGGCGGTGTAA
- a CDS encoding GGDEF domain-containing protein, producing MEPDSAVYKTLLESTKAIPWKIDWATMKFAYVGPQIEALLGWAPESWVSVEDWAMRIHAEDREGVVNFCVAQSKAGVDHEADYRAITRDGEHVWIRDVVHVVRKPDGEVEALIGFMFDITERKKNEARLAELQKELEALSYRDGLTNVANRRMFDSALEVEWANAVRNRTPLSVIMLDIDYFKQYNDHYGHIRGDACLKQIAGALGAAATRTRDFFARYGGEEFVLILPETDRASGLKVAQRCRKLVLKEKIPHEKSQVDSVVTISLGMATIVPSRQDQHIDFMETVDKRLYMAKQRGRNCIVAED from the coding sequence ATGGAACCCGACAGCGCCGTCTACAAAACCCTCCTTGAATCGACCAAGGCAATCCCCTGGAAAATCGACTGGGCCACCATGAAGTTTGCCTACGTCGGTCCGCAGATCGAAGCGCTGCTGGGCTGGGCCCCTGAGAGCTGGGTGTCGGTGGAAGACTGGGCCATGCGCATCCATGCAGAAGATCGTGAAGGCGTGGTGAATTTTTGCGTGGCGCAGTCGAAGGCCGGCGTCGACCACGAAGCCGACTACCGCGCCATCACGCGGGACGGCGAACATGTCTGGATTCGCGACGTGGTGCACGTGGTGCGCAAACCGGACGGCGAAGTGGAAGCGCTGATCGGCTTCATGTTCGACATCACCGAGCGCAAGAAGAACGAAGCGCGCCTGGCGGAGCTGCAGAAAGAACTGGAAGCGCTGTCCTACCGCGACGGCCTCACCAACGTCGCCAACCGCCGCATGTTCGATTCGGCGCTGGAAGTGGAATGGGCCAACGCCGTCAGGAACCGCACACCGCTGTCGGTGATCATGCTCGACATCGATTACTTCAAGCAGTACAACGACCATTACGGCCACATCCGCGGCGACGCCTGCCTCAAGCAGATCGCCGGCGCGCTTGGTGCGGCCGCCACGCGCACGCGCGACTTCTTCGCGCGCTACGGCGGTGAAGAGTTCGTGCTGATCTTGCCAGAGACCGATCGCGCCTCCGGCCTGAAAGTGGCGCAGCGCTGCCGCAAGCTGGTGCTGAAAGAAAAAATCCCGCACGAAAAATCGCAGGTCGACAGCGTCGTCACCATCAGCCTGGGCATGGCGACCATCGTGCCGTCGCGCCAGGACCAGCACATCGATTTCATGGAAACCGTCGACAAGCGCCTGTACATGGCCAAGCAGCGCGGACGCAATTGCATCGTCGCCGAAGACTGA
- the cfa gene encoding cyclopropane fatty acyl phospholipid synthase, whose protein sequence is MSSNASTISSPAAPQQDSAIFRALAEMLGHGGIRINGNNPWDIQLHRAGVPERAFAQANLGLGEAYMDGDWDAEQLDEFFSRLLRTRLTDNIKPLRLVGHVLAAKFMNRQNLKRSRMVGEMHYDLGNDFYAAMLDSRMTYTCGYWNTATTLEEAQEAKLDLICRKLKLKPGMRVLDIGCGWGSFMAFAAERYGIEAVGVSISKEQIALAKERHGHLPLDFRLQDYRELNERFDAIVSIGMFEHVGRRNYRTYMEVAHRCLADDGLFLLHTIGKNQRKSSPDPWIDKYIFPNGDLPSIGQMGDAFDHLFVVEDLHNFGADYDKTLMAWHSNFEAAWPRFEAQLGARFRRMWRYYLLSCAGAFRARDIQLWQWVLSKKGVMGGYRRERI, encoded by the coding sequence ATGTCTTCGAATGCCTCCACCATCAGCTCGCCCGCCGCACCACAACAAGACTCAGCAATTTTTCGCGCACTCGCCGAGATGCTCGGCCACGGCGGTATCCGCATCAACGGCAATAATCCCTGGGATATCCAGCTGCATCGCGCCGGCGTGCCCGAACGCGCCTTTGCGCAAGCCAACCTCGGCCTCGGTGAGGCATACATGGATGGCGACTGGGACGCCGAACAGCTGGACGAATTTTTCTCGCGGCTGTTGCGCACGCGACTGACCGACAACATCAAGCCCCTGCGGCTGGTAGGTCACGTGCTGGCCGCGAAATTCATGAATCGCCAGAACCTCAAACGCTCGCGCATGGTCGGCGAAATGCACTATGACCTCGGCAACGATTTCTACGCGGCGATGCTCGATTCGCGCATGACCTACACCTGTGGCTACTGGAACACCGCAACCACGCTGGAAGAAGCGCAGGAAGCCAAGCTCGACCTGATTTGCCGCAAGCTGAAACTGAAGCCCGGCATGCGCGTGCTCGATATCGGCTGCGGCTGGGGCAGCTTCATGGCTTTTGCCGCCGAGCGCTACGGCATTGAAGCGGTGGGAGTGAGCATTTCCAAGGAACAGATCGCGCTGGCGAAAGAGCGTCACGGGCACCTGCCGCTCGACTTCCGCCTGCAGGACTACCGCGAACTCAACGAACGCTTCGACGCCATCGTCAGCATCGGCATGTTCGAACATGTGGGCCGTCGCAACTACCGCACCTACATGGAAGTCGCGCATCGCTGCCTGGCCGACGACGGCCTGTTCCTGCTGCACACCATCGGCAAGAACCAGCGCAAGTCCTCGCCCGATCCATGGATCGACAAATACATTTTCCCCAATGGCGATCTGCCGTCCATCGGTCAGATGGGCGACGCCTTCGATCATCTGTTCGTGGTGGAGGATCTGCACAACTTCGGCGCCGACTACGACAAGACGCTGATGGCCTGGCACAGCAATTTCGAAGCGGCGTGGCCGCGTTTCGAGGCGCAACTGGGGGCGCGTTTCCGCCGCATGTGGCGTTATTACCTGCTGTCCTGCGCCGGGGCATTCCGCGCACGCGACATCCAGCTGTGGCAGTGGGTGTTGTCGAAGAAGGGCGTGATGGGCGGTTATCGGCGCGAGCGCATCTGA
- a CDS encoding NAD-dependent protein deacetylase has protein sequence MEDHLFADVDALAAFIAPHRRVLVLSGAGISTASGIPDYRDANGVRRGKAPMEGPAFRSSEAMRRRYWARSMIGWPKLAGTTPNAGHRALAALEIAGKISTILTQNVDGLHQQAGSSDVIELHGNIHRVVCLDCGATHTRRSVQDLLELANPELAASDAAALPDGDADLETAALAGFHVPPCPVCGGMLQPDVVFFGDGVPRARSEAAERAVAAADAVLVVGSSLVVFSGYRFCRMAAEAGKPIAAINRGVTRADPLLAIKSEEAAELLLPLLADRLGSAQA, from the coding sequence TTGGAAGACCATCTCTTCGCGGACGTGGACGCGCTGGCCGCGTTCATCGCGCCGCATCGCCGTGTACTGGTCCTGAGCGGCGCCGGCATCAGCACGGCCTCCGGCATTCCCGATTATCGCGACGCCAACGGCGTGCGGCGCGGCAAGGCGCCGATGGAAGGTCCGGCCTTCCGCAGTTCGGAAGCGATGCGCCGGCGTTATTGGGCGCGCAGCATGATCGGCTGGCCCAAGCTGGCGGGAACAACGCCAAACGCCGGCCACCGCGCATTGGCGGCGCTGGAAATTGCAGGCAAGATCTCCACCATCCTCACGCAAAACGTCGACGGCCTGCACCAGCAGGCCGGCAGCAGCGACGTCATCGAATTGCACGGCAACATCCATCGCGTGGTCTGCCTCGATTGCGGCGCCACGCATACGCGCCGCAGCGTGCAGGACTTGCTGGAACTCGCCAATCCCGAACTGGCCGCCAGCGATGCGGCGGCCCTGCCCGACGGCGATGCAGATCTGGAAACGGCCGCCCTGGCCGGCTTCCATGTGCCGCCTTGCCCGGTGTGCGGCGGCATGCTGCAACCCGACGTGGTGTTTTTCGGCGACGGCGTGCCGCGTGCGCGCAGCGAAGCGGCCGAGCGCGCGGTGGCGGCGGCCGATGCGGTGCTGGTGGTGGGGTCGTCGCTGGTGGTGTTTTCGGGATACCGTTTTTGCCGCATGGCTGCAGAAGCCGGAAAACCGATCGCCGCCATCAACCGCGGCGTCACGCGCGCCGATCCTTTGCTGGCGATCAAATCCGAGGAGGCAGCGGAGTTGCTGCTGCCTTTGCTGGCGGATCGCCTGGGGTCAGCACAGGCTTAG